In Macrotis lagotis isolate mMagLag1 chromosome 8, bilby.v1.9.chrom.fasta, whole genome shotgun sequence, a single genomic region encodes these proteins:
- the OMD gene encoding osteomodulin codes for MGLLRQLSIIFFLFEVTVYCQYEMYQMDEDYDEESDDEYSPAFYFHSNQDYGISAPQSPLGCAPECFCPLTFPSAMYCDNRKLKTIPKIPTHIQQLYLQFNEIEAVTAQSFANASNLKEINLSHNKIKSHQIEHDVFVELPNLLQLHLDHNDLEEFPFSLPHSLEKLLLGYNEISRVAVKAMEGLLNLTMLDLCHNQLHDSLLKEKFSQMGKLTQLNLCSNRLQTMPPDLPSSLMHLSLENNSISLIPDSYFKRFPKLLALRISYNNLQEVPYGIFNISSLLELNVGHNKLKQAFYIPRNLAHLYMEANEIEYINVTLMCPTIDPTNYHHLTYIRLDQNRLKEPISSYIFFCFPYIHSIYYGEQRKPDGQMVQLKTQVFRRFGADDEEEENEPEGEEQERTEENFDPYFY; via the exons ATGGGTCTTCTCAGGCAACTATCGATTATATTCTTCCTTTTTGAAGTTACCGTCTATTGTCAGTATGAAATGTATCAGATGGATGAAGACTATGACGAAGAGAGCGATGATGAATATTCAcctgcattttattttcattccaaCCAAGATTATGGGATATCTGCTCCTCAGAGTCCCTTGGGCTGTGCTCCAGAATGCTTCTGTCCCCTGACCTTTCCCTCAGCCATGTACTGTGACAACCGGAAGCTCAAGACCATCCCGAAGATCCCAACACACATTCAACAGCTTTACCTTCAGTTCAATGAGATAGAAGCTGTGACAGCGCAGTCATTTGCCAATGCTTCTAACCTGAAAGAAATCAACCTCAGCCACAACAAAATCAAGTCTCACCAGATTGAGCACGATGTCTTTGTCGAACTTCCCAATCTCTTACAGCTGCACTTAGATCATAATGATTTAGAagaatttccattttctcttcctcattctttAGAAAAACTTCTTCTTGGTTACAATGAGATCTCCAGAGTGGCAGTAAAGGCCATGGAAGGATTACTAAATTTAACCATGCTGGACCTCTGTCACAATCAACTTCATGActctttattaaaagaaaaattttcccaAATGGGCAAACTGACACAACTCAATTTATGTAGCAACAGATTACAAACCATGCCTCCTGACCTACCTTCATCCCTTATGCATCTGTCTCtagaaaataattccatttctCTCATACCAGACAGTTACTTCAAAAGATTCCCCAAGCTTCTTGCTCTAAGAATATCGTACAACAACCTACAAGAAGTTCCATATGgcatttttaatatttccagCCTACTAGAGCTCAATGTTGGACATAACAAACTGAAACAAGCATTCTACATACCAAGAAACCTGGCCCATCTCTACATGGAAGCCAATGAAATTGAAT ACATAAATGTCACCCTGATGTGTCCAACCATTGACCCAACAAATTATCACCACTTGACTTACATTCGCCTGGATCAAAATAGGCTAAAAGAACCAATAAGCTCCTACATTTTCTTCTGCTTCCCTTACATCCATAGTATTTATTATGGTGAACAAAGAAAACCTGATGGGCAAATGGTCCAGCTGAAGACACAAGTGTTCCGCAGGTTTGGGgctgatgatgaagaagaagaaaatgagccCGAGGGGGAAGAGCAGGAAAGAACAGAAGAGAACTTTGATCCTTACTTCTATTAA